Genomic DNA from Suncus etruscus isolate mSunEtr1 chromosome 13, mSunEtr1.pri.cur, whole genome shotgun sequence:
GAGGCGCTGGACTGGGGCCGGGAACGGGGCTAGAGTGAGGGAGCGCGCGAGGCGGCAGTCCCTGGCCGCGGACTCTGAAACGACTCAGAGGCCTTGCTGAGCCTTTGGCACGGCGGGGCCCGGCGCGAAGCCAGAAGCTCGCGGCCCCTCGGCGCGACCCCGTCCACCTGGAGTGGCGGGACCCGGCCTCCCCGTGGGCAGGTGCCCGCGCCCGGTCTCTGCAGCCGCAGCCGTTGCCTGGGCGAGCGGCGCCACCTGCTGCCGTCCAGGGGAACGGCGGGGAGCGAAACGCAGCCCACAGGGCTCGCCGTGCTGGTCCCCCGCGCGCCTCCCCGCGCCCCTGTCCGCACCCTCTTGTTGGCTCGCCGCTGGCCTAATAGCAGAGGAATGGGATTCAttcattaattatatatttaccacGTAATTAATAACTGATAGTAGAACAGCACAGGGGTGGGgcgggagaaggagaaggagaaggagaaggagaagagaagggtgCCGCGTGCCGGGTGCCGGGCGCAGCCCTCGGGGTTTCATCCCTCGCACCTCCCTCCGCTCCGTCCGGCCACCCCGCTCGCGGGCACCCTCTGGCGGTGCCTCGAACCCGAGCCCCGCTCATCCCGCCGCGGGTGGCCCCACGGAGCGGGTGGGAGAGGTGCCCGGGCGGGGGCGAGCCAGAGCCGCTCATTGGCATTCCGTGCACACGGGCCGGGTCGGGCCACTCGGCGACGCGGGCTTGCCAGTGGCCCGGCTCGCATTCCGGGGGGCTCGGGCGGGCCTCGGCCAGCCGGGCCGCGCCCGCTCCATGCCCGAGAAGCCGATGAGAAGATTAAAGCCCCCCGGTAATGCCGCCACCTCTGTTTTCTCGCCATCTCTGTTTGCCGAAGTCCTGATCCCAGAGATCGGAATGCAAAGAAGAGCCGGTCCTCCCCGCCCCTCCCCGGGGCCCCCCTGCGCTCGTCCCGGACGCCGGGCATTGTCCTGGGGCCCTTGAGCCTCGGAGCGGCCGCGGCTCGGAGAAAGCGCGAAGCCCAGGGACTTTGGGAACCGGCGGAGCCGCCGTGCGCCATTTAGAATGCAAATGCACGTCTTGAGTGCTTGGAAGCGGCGGGCTGTGCAAACAGAGCTTCGAGGCCGGGGGGCCCCTGCGAGGGGGGGATGCACCTGAGCAAATAGGGAGGGGTCGACTCTGGAGAGCAGAGGCGGGGAGGGGAGGGCGGCGGCGAGAAAACAGGGTGCCCCCCTTCCTCGACGCCTGCGCCCTCGCCCTCGGGGACTGTAATTTGGAGATGCCCGGGGGTCGGTCCTGCGCGTCCAGTGGCAGCCATGCGCTGCGGCTATTGGGCGCCCCAGGGAGTGGGAGTGCGAGTGTGGGGCCGGGAGCTGGGCCCTCGAGGGCTCCCCAGGGCGGTGCCCAACCCGCGGGGCTGGTGCGGAGGCGAGGGGCGAAGTCGCCGCCCGCGCCACCAGCCCGAGGGAGCCGCTCAGGGTCCCCCACCCGTCGGGGCGCCTGCCGGGCACCTCTCCTCGGACCCCCCGGGACTCAGCCCCGGCCCTCTCGTGTCCCCCGCAGAGAACTCGGTGGCGGCCAAGTCCGGCGGCTGCTTCCCCGGCTGGGCCACGGTGCGCCTGGAGCAGGGCGGCACGAAGCGCGTGCGGGACCTGCGGCCCGGCGACCGCGTGCTGGCGGCCGACGAGCAGGGCCGGCTGCTCTACAGCGACTTCCTGGCCTTCCTGGACCGCGACGACGGCGCCACGAAGCTCTTCTACGAGATCGAGACGCGCGAGCCGCGGGCGCGCCTGCTGCTCACGGCCGCGCACCTGCTCTTCGTCGCGCCGCCCAACGGCACGGCGCGGACCCCGGCGGGCGCCGCCTTCGCCAGCAGCGTGCGGCCCGGCCAGCGCGTCTTCGTGGCGGCCGAGCGCGCCGGGGCCCCGAGGCTGCTGCCGGCCACCGTGCACCGCGTGGGGCTGCGCGAGGAGGCGGCGGGCGCCTACGCGCCGCTCACGGCGCAGGGCACGATCCTCATCGACCGGGTGCTGGCGTCCTGCTACGCGGTCATCGCCGAGCACGGCTGGGCGCACCGCGCCTTCGCGCCCTTCCGCCTGGGCCACGCGCTCCTGGGGACGCTGGCGCCCGCGCGGCCCGAGCTCCGCGGCGGGGCCGGCGGGGCCGAGGCCGAGGCCGAGGCGCGGGCTCCCGGCGCCGCCGGCGTGCACTGGTACTCGCGGCTGCTCTACCGGCTGGGCACCTGGCTCTTGGACAGCGACGCGCTGCACCCCCTGGGCATGGCCGCGGCCGCCGCCAGCTGAAGGCGGAGACGGACGGCGGACGACGCAGGCCCCCCGGCCGGCCCCCGGACGGACGCAGAGGACATGGAGAAAGAAAGCCAACCCGACAGTTCTGTTGCTGCGACCTcgctctctcttcccctctctcctcctccctctccctcggtctctccctctgtctctgcccgtccctcctcctctcttcccccatctctccctctctctcctctcctccgctctctcccttttttcctccctctttccctctctctctcctcctctcagcctctctccccatctttctctcccctttctccctccttccctctttctctccccctcactctcagcctctctctccctttccctccctccctccctccctccctccctccctctccctccctccttccttccttccttccttccttccttccttccttccttccttccttccttccttccttccttccttccttccttccttctttctttccttccttccttccttcctccctctctccccccctcctctctccaccTCCTCCCCTCATTCTCAGCCTCTCTCaacatttcagttatttttttttcacctctcctggctatttatttgtttggtataaatagatgttttaaataatatgaaCCGGACCTTCAAAAGCCTTAACTAGTTTGTTTCTTGGATAATTTATTGTTCTCACATGAACTTTGCTCACAGGCGGGAGAGTTGGGTGAGGCCAGGCCGTCTGCTCAGAGTCTATTTTTCTACACACCCCTCGGCCCCGTGTCCAGAAAGCCGCGCCCGCCCCACCCTCTCTGCTCCTCACCATACCGACCTCTGTTCAGcgagaggggaaactgaggcgaGCTCCAGGAGGccacaaattctatttttatacgCAAAATtgtaaattagatttttttcctgagaGTTCACTACATAACTGAATGACATTTCATTTTTGAAAtagtgtaaaatataaaaatatattattttaatttaactggTGTCCGCCGCAGCCTTGGCGGCACTGTCGACTTTGTGTCCTCACCATCTTTCTGCCTTCTTCTGAAGGAccgttacacacacacacacacacacacacacacacacaagcacacatatacatgtatgcTCACATGGCACACACGTGCACTTACCCATGGACTCatacgcgcacacacacacttttttttttttgttttggacaacTGTTATTTTTCACTTCAAAGAATTTACTAGAAAATCCTATTTTTTACAAAGTGCACACAGTAAAGAAAGAGCTCGCCCGGTAGTTTGTACAGAGAAAAACAAAGGCTGTTTTGCAGTAATAAATCGAGAGATAACTGTTGTAAATGTACTAAActgtattttttactattttgtaagttttctagaaataaaatgtgCCACGCAGACGGATCAGTGTGTGGTGGGGCTGCCCAACACACCCACCGCCGGCTACCCAGCTCAGGGCTAGAGCCCCTTCAGGAGCCTGTAGATGTGTAGACGTCCTGCTGATACTGTGAATGCCCTGGAAGGAGGAAGCAAGCGGCGCTCTCTTGGAGCACCCTGCTCCTCCCTGCAGGTCCCTCACTCTCCAGTAAGCCCTGTAGGGGCTCGGGGCCAACTCGGTTTCTGTTTCTGCTGCTAGAGCAGTGTAGAGTCCACACAGCCTGCTGAAGCAGCCCACTCCAGTGGTGCCCTGATGTGAGGGCTACGGGCTCAGCAGGGGTCTTGTGGGTTCTGCATCACTGCAGGCAGGGCCCAGCAGGGGCTGGCTGTGATTCCGGAGGCCGCATGGACCCAgggccctggcaggctggtggtgATCTCCAATGGAACCCAGGACCCAGTCTTCCCAAGAGGCCCTGGTAGAGGCAGAAGAACAGACACAAAGGGGACCCCACAAGGGAGATGTGGCTCCAGGAAAGGGGGTCTTTGGATGGTCCTGAACAGTTGCCTGCTTGGGGTTTacctggggggtggggtcacCAGTAAATGGGGTTCCTGGCCCCGAAGGGTGTTAGGCAGAGGGCAACCCAGTTCTGGGCTGCATCCCACTTGCCACCCCCCCATCTTCTTCACGTGGAGAGATGCCCCAGCACCCAGCCATAGTTCTGGTTCCCATGGCCACATGATGAGTCACCTACAGATAAGCAGACATGGCTGGAGACCCCCCTAACATGTAGCCCTGCTCCTCTGTCAGAAACGTGTCTCAGAATGTACTTGAACTGTCCTCTTGTGCTTCATTGTTGACATCAATAAAGTTGAACCAGAGGCTTTGCATCTGCAGGCGTGCACATTTGAGTGCATATTGTGCATGTGAGTGTGTGTACACATTGCAGCATGCATGTTGTGTGTGCGTGTATTGTGCGggtgtgagtgtatatgtgtgcataccTCAGCATGCCTGTTGCATGAGTCTGTATGTGTGCCCAGGACTCTTTCCTCCATGCTCGGCTCCCAGAGGCTGCAGATGGAGACAGGAGTTTCCTTGTGCCCAGAGAGCACAGGCTCACACTCAGGGCACGTGCAGTTCCCTTCTCCTGTGCGGACCCTGGTGGCTGGTGACTCCCACCTGGGAAGGGAGGCAGAGTGGAAAAGCCACACCACTCAGGGCTCCCTGACCATGTGGGGGTTTAGGGTCCCGCTTTCCTGATGAGCCCATGCTTGGGGTAAACCCCAGTGTGAAGCTGGACAACTGGGCTCACTCTGCAGTGAGAGAGCTCCAGACACACTGTTCCTTCCCACTATGCCCCCCACAGCAGCGGGACCAACTTCATGGCTCAGAATGCCCACAAGAGGCCCCTGGGGTCCCTTTGTCTGAATCCCAGGGCATTGCAGGATTCTTCCAGCAGGctcatggggtgctgggaatataAATGGAGGGTGCTGGACCACGTTGCCTGCTAGTGGTGTCAATTCCACTGGCTGCTCGTTTCTAGCAGCCCATGACCAGTATCTGCTGCAGCCTGGAGTGCAGGGAGCAAAGCCTGTGCAGTGAAGAGCTGGAGATGATCCCTAGTTACCCACAGGGAGACCCGTGCTTGTGTGGCCAAGGCCCACAGGATGAGGCCAGAGACCAAGACGCGAAGCCCTAGGATAGCCCCGGTTTCCCTTGAAGTCACAGCCCAGGTGACTCCCACTGCAGATATGCTGTGCCTCGTACCTGGAGAGCCTTGGGGGTACCCGAATACCCTAGGACTCAGTGCTTTTCTGGCCCTTCAGCTGAGTTATTGCAGATGGAAGAGTGAGCAACACCTCAGGGCGATGGTGGAGTGGATGGGGGTAGGGGGCAGCAGGCCACCAGAACTGGGTTCTGGAACCACCAGAACTGGGATCACTGGAAATAGAGCCACTGATACTAgggttattggggggggggcagtgctgCAGCCCGAGGAAAATGCTTTCATAAGGAGAGGAGAGCCTAAAGATGTGCGAAAGGAGATATTACAGGAGCCACagtgagcacagtggggagggctttctcttgcacgtggccgaccgatctcaatatggtcccctgagcactgtcaagaatgaGCCCCAAGTACTGAGGCAGGAAGcagtcctgagcacctcctggtgcGTCCAGACCTCCAGGGCGAGTGGCATCTTCATGGAGCCAGTCCCTGGGGTGTGTCTGGTGAGGCTTCATGTCGGCCTCATGTCCTGCTCATGGCTGGGTAAGAACACTTATCAGGGATTCCCTGGTCTGAGGCAGAGACATGTGGTCTATCGTTTCCTCCTGGGGACTGGCcaacccgtgtgtgtgtgtgtgtgtgtgtgtgtgtgtgtgtgtgtgtgttgtgtgtgttgtgtgttgtgtggtgtgtgtgtgtgtgtgtgtgtgtgtgtgtgtgttggggacagGGCTCTCTTCTCACTGCCCGGTGTCATAGCACTAGCACTGCCCAGGACATTCCTAGGCCGCTCTAGACAATGCAGAGCACAGCTGCCTCAAAGGCTGTGGGCTGCCTGTAAGCAGCATGTGGGAGCAAGGCGGGGACGTGGGGCCTGGAAGCCCGCAAGGTGCCCCGAGAGAAGGCGGTGGCTGCTCCATGCAGCGCGCGCACCTCCTGGTGGCAGTGCCGGCTGCTAGTAGGCGTCACAGTGGTTGAGGGGCCTCGCTGCCACCTAGTGGGGGCTGCTAAGAAGTGCCACATGGCGCTTCCTGCCCTCTTTCCTCCTGGTCAGCAACTTTTAGGGGAGAAAGGGGGCTTGTtagagaaactgaggcccagggcTCTCGACTGGGAAGGCAGGAAGAGCTGTGGGGACTTCCAGGTGACGCTCCTTCCCATACCTAACTGGGATCTGGGAATCCCCAgaaggctgcttgcaagggctgGGAGTCGGGGTGAAGAGACAGCCCCAGGGACAGCTCCACCCCGATGACAGCCCCCCAGTCACCTTGAGGCTCAAGGTGCTGGGCCCATCTCAGGGCTGCAAGATCTGGGCCGAGGGAGGAGCCATGAGCTGCCTTTCATCTTCTCCCAGACTGTACCTAATACCATCCAGGCCATGCTGGGTGTAGTTCTTGTAGGGGAATGGGGGAGAGCATTTCCCAGGTGGCAAGTCCCTTCGAGGTCCCACTCTTCAGAGCATGGGTGCTGTCAGGGCAGGCAGATTTCcagtcacccacccacccccacaggCCAGCACCCAAGGCCACAGTGGCTTGGAACAAGGCCGCACTGCAGAGCTTTAGGGAAGTGCCGATGTGTGACTGTAGGTTGTGTCAATGACTACGTACACACCAAGGATCCACATGTGTGCTGTTCATGGAGAAATGTAGGGGCCAAGCCTGGGACAAAGCATCCTAATAGTCATGTTATCTGGTCATTCTACAGACTTCACTTATTTGCATGACGGGATGTGAGAACATGTTACAGACCCAGGTAAGGGAACATGTGATCTGACTGGCCACCCTCATCCGTATCTGCGACCACGTTGGTTGCTCCTCTTGGCATCCTAATAGGGTGTAGCCAATCAGAGAGCAGAAACATCTAAGTGGTGGCAGAAATGCAGTGAGGGGGGTTGCGTGGGGGGTCCCCATCCTTGCCATTACTCTGGCTGGGATGGACCACCGTGAGCTGCTCATAGAAGCGGGAACACAGCACTGTAGACAGACTTCAATCCCGAGAACTCGGACCACCTGTTCCCttccattatttattttgggtctgggccacatccagaggcactcggattactcttgactctgtgctcaagattctctcctggcaggctaggggcacactataggatgccagagatcgaacgcaggttggccatgtgcaaactCCCTCCAAGTTGTGCTATCAATTCGGTCCcacgttctttttttttctttttattggtttttgggtcacaccttgcagcgctcaggggttacttctggctctacactcaagaaatcgctcctggcaagctcgggggaccatatgggatgccaggattcaaatcaccatccttctgcatgcaaggtaaacaccctacttccatgctatctctccggcccctcctttttttattttgtgggtttttttttttaggggggtcacacccggcagtgctcaggggttattcctgtctggctccatgctcagaaattgctcctggcaggcaacatatgggacgctgggactcGAGCCAATGACcctctgcaagaaaggcaaacgccttacctccatgcgatctttccggcccctcctttttttttaatataatttttattttgatcatagtggcttacatattgttgacaatattttaggtacatatttacataaaatcaggggggagttccatcactgatttgtccttcctacacctccattcccgtcctacctcccatatcctcctccctcacccctcgggctgctagaatatgtggtcccctctgtgcctagcttactacttagtagtcttacaactgtttggtcttgatgcctctcttatttccccctctaactgggaggcagaactagatagctcaagttatgtggtttggtttgaagaagagaaaagtaataaactggggtaagtcTAAtgtgccaaaaatgggcggactccttctagaggctctcatcatcggtttgagagacaaaggagaaaaagaaggtgaaacaccccaacagtacaaaaataagtgttaaatatccagtgaggactccaacaataacaataagcaccacaaaaaaaaaaaaacaaaacaaaacatggtcttgagataagaaacatggcagagcacataaagaaagaagagaaaaaataagtataaatggggacaacttcaataaccacaccaaaacaaagaaatcgacaaaaagtacataggtaaataaaaataaaaataaaaaaaataaatgaagataaaaaataatacataataatacataaaaaataaaaaaatgttttgtgctttttgcttttttttttccctcctgaactggcacagtaaatattggggtcattcgaaaaggaattcacttggcctaagccctccttttttttttttaaacattacttTTCATCTCCGTATTTGGAAGAGCCCTCCAGCAGATCACTTTTGTGATCGAGACCATCACCACATCCATAAGAAGTCAGAGCAGATCCCAACCTGCTGTAATAGTGTCATGTGTCATGAGTCATGTGTGAACATTGGGAGCATGGTGCAAATATGCCGAGAACATGTGAACGGGTGCAGAAAGTAGCCATGTCCATGTGCCACGTAGGTGTGGAAGACAAGTATAGTGTGAGAGGTATGATACGCTGTGTGTGCAGGCTATGCATGGGTGCCATATGCCTGTGCAGGTGAGTCCGCCCATGTGGCATCTGTGTGGTACAGgtaccaggagtctcaaactcgcagcctgcgggccgtttacggccctccgtacattttgtggccctgtcctagaggaatcttcttttgttttgttttgttttagttgtttgggtcacacccccaatgttcaaggcttactactgactttgcactcaatgatcacccgactttgcctcctgcagcccccaggtaagttcagtttgagacccctgatagacgATGAGTGGTAAGTGGAGTTTAGACAAGCTCTAGGTGCAGATGGGATGGTGTTATGAGGGACATGAAGCAAAAGTAGTGCCAGGAGATCCATGGTCACATCTCCTTAGTGAGCACAGCCTCCACCCAGGAGTCCCTGAGGGAAGGCCCAGCTGCCTGCAGGGGGAAGCAGGAAGCAATGAGGCAGTCTCTGTGGAGCAGACCCACTCCCCCATGGGCCTGAGCCCAATTCTGCATAGAATGGCAGGGTGGTGGAGGCAGCACATGGATGACGGGACCTGTAAGAACCCGAGTGTGGACATGGCTGCCTATACACCTGTCTCCACCACGCTCTGTACCCAATGACCCAGGAGGCCGTGAATGGCCTCAACTTCTTGTTGGGGTCCAAGCTGAGGAACCACTATGACTCCATTACCTGAAGGCAATTTTTAGAATCATCTCCCTAGTTTTCTCCAGCAGCCACCAGCCCCTCACCCTGCCAGCACTGGCCCCGCCCTCCTCATCCCTGCCAGCTACCTGCTTTGCCTTCCTAATCCCTGCCAACCAACTACCCACGTGCTCTGCCTTCCTCATCCCTGTCAATCACTCATCCCATTGGTGCTGCCAAGGGCCTAgggcagtggtctcaaactcaatttacctgggggccgaaggaggcaaagtcagggtgaggcagggccgcataagggatttcacaataaaaaaagttctcaaacgtcattattaagttttaattatttcttctgaacatgaatagaacattgagtgaagatcatgaacagttcttctgaacatggcatcttttgcctattccttgctgccagtgacttgacagcgcttcttctcacaaatcttaaccacatttggctttagagaggaagcagttgagacccagtatggcttgaagaagatcgtctagacctgtactttgacttactgaagtttaatgtggagaataacttttcacacaaatatgtgttcccaaaaaggcacatggtgcgcttgaacatttgggaaagctcagggaagctcgggggcaattctctcaaaaattgcccctgcatgtctgcttttccactaatctccctgaacttggctttgagatcagagttgcattgcaggtcaatgagctccatttgaagcacaggaccggcatcttgcacatcaaaggaaaaggggtccacaaaaatttggaaagtggctctgctttttgaagtctgcaaatctgtgatcaaattctttagcttaaaaatagtatcaacatatttctcaccactgaatggtaatGCCTGCATCCTCAAgctccttgcatgctgggaaatggcaaaggtttgtctgagagagctgggatttccataacacaagttttgtggagaatgctctcactaagctgccccaggccttgtaacatcttgtttagtaccttcagcttatgtgtgatgtcaacaagaaaagctaagtccatgagccatttgtgatcactcaactcagaaacagcattcccatccttctcatgaaggctttcacttcattcaacttaaaaaatcttttcaggatatttcccctgctgagccaatgaaatcgatgaaatagagcacatctccatattctgactccatttcctctaaaaaagcacggaacctcctgtgctttaagcccctggatctgatttggttgatgcatttcacaacaacagacatcacattgtcacacggcaggcattcactgcaaagggcctgctgatggataatgcagtgaagagcaatggccttctctacacccttctcttcaagttttttttgaacaagtgccaccagtccatttttcctccctgtcatcgatggcgctattattccaacaaacctcttccatggcaaacctgcattctcaatggcatcacacagatgccgaaatatctcattagcggtggtctggcaaTGCATTGGagttattgtgagcagctccctgtcaattcaaaattgcaatcaacaccacggacataaattgtgagctgcacagtctctgttatatctgtgctctcgtcaagagcaactgagtatgcatcaaaacatttggctttctcacacagttgatgataaatgccacttgacatgtcagaaatgcgctctgccacagtgtggcagaaaggctgattttgctaaactgacctttcttttctggacagataatacttgcagcctgtaacaggCATTTTTTAAcgaactctccttctgtgaatggtttccctgcctttgCAATCatttcactaaccatgtaactagcttcgactgatgcaacattctctttggttgctttcttgaagaaatcttgttgcctcattagacatgctttaagactggcaacccgcttggctctcatttccttgatattttgcacattcctcagcatgtttagttgaataatggcgtttcaagttgtattccttgtgcactgcaactttctctgagcaaataagacatgtggggatgtccctgtgctcaacaaagaaatactgcgtctctcacttttcctgaaattatctgtactcgtcatcaatctttctcttcactgtaggctttgatgaagtcatgatgaaggtatgacaaaatctaattctgtaataaacttctctcccttaggcctctgataatgcaagggacaacgGGCAGGAGAAGTcaaaatgacgtctgtgctaggagcaaagtattcatgattattcgcttaccgaatatttgcaataaaaaattgcattagtagaaaaaaaatctcaaaaaatcgcTTTAAACATTTGTACACCCCTaacagaactgctcagggtatgcaaatgtttaatgcgatatttttcttactaatgcagtttttattgtgattattcggtaagcaaataattgcgaatactgcaatatttgaaggctggatgtgggccacaaaatgttgtactgtctgcgggccgcaagtttgagacccctggcctagggTGAGCTCCTGAATGGTTGTTTCTGTGGTGTAGCACATGCGTGTGTCTATGGCGCCATCTTATGTGGTCCTAGTGGTCCCTAACACCAAACCCTAATCTAAGAATCGTTTGCAGCAGTCCCAATCCATCATCAATAAGTGCGGGGCCCCTGAGATAGAGAGGGTCTGGAGAAAAGATGAGGAGGTGCTGGCCtaacacacagccaacccagcccAACATGAGCCCCCAAGTTTGCAGGGTGACCCCTCCCTACTAGAAtcagtgtgtcccaaaacccaGACTGAAGCTGAAGGGTGTTCTCTGCTCCCAGGGCCTCAGGTAGGGTCCATGTTTGTACCTCAAGCTTCTGTGGCAGGGGATCAACTCTCACTGCTTATCACAGCTAAAAGTccaaaggaagggagagggggtgAAGAAAGACAAGTGAGAGACCAAAGGCAGTGCAGACGCTTGCTTTATTGACACATCTCTTTGGTTACAGTACAATGAACATGACAACACGCCCAGACATGGCGGCACGTGCAAGTGCTCCAGGGATCACACAGGGCCAGGGGGCTCGACCAGGTGGGGCCGGACCAACAGACACAAGGGGGCTGGTCTAGGGAGCTAGGGGTAGGCCCAAGG
This window encodes:
- the SHH gene encoding sonic hedgehog protein, with the translated sequence MLLPAARCLLLLLSYSMLARPGLACGPGRGFGKRRHPKKLTPLAYKQFIPNVAEKTLGASGRYEGKISRNSERFKELTPNYNPDIIFKDEENTGADRLMTQRCKDKLNALAISVMNQWPGVKLRVTEGWDEDGHHSEESLHYEGRAVDITTSDRDRGKYGMLARLAVEAGFDWVYYESKAHVHCSVKAENSVAAKSGGCFPGWATVRLEQGGTKRVRDLRPGDRVLAADEQGRLLYSDFLAFLDRDDGATKLFYEIETREPRARLLLTAAHLLFVAPPNGTARTPAGAAFASSVRPGQRVFVAAERAGAPRLLPATVHRVGLREEAAGAYAPLTAQGTILIDRVLASCYAVIAEHGWAHRAFAPFRLGHALLGTLAPARPELRGGAGGAEAEAEARAPGAAGVHWYSRLLYRLGTWLLDSDALHPLGMAAAAAS